GATCCTTTACCTGTTCCTGGTCTTCGTCGCCCTGTTGGCCGACTCCGCGCTCGCGGCCTTCATTTAGCGGTTTCGAAATCCCGGATCTGATGCGGCGCATAGGGCTCTTCCAGCCGCGCCATCTCCTCGGCCGTCAGGCTGATGTCCAGCGCCGTTACCGCGTCCTCCAGCTGCGCCATCTTGGTGGCACCGACGATGGGGGACGTAATGCCAGGCCGGGCCAGTACCCAGGCCAGTGCGACCTGGGCCGGCGCCGCGTCGCGTTCCTTCGCCACCTCGACCAATCGCTCGGCGACGTCGAAATCGTTCGGCTGGAAGTAGAGCATCTTCGCGTAGGCGTCGCTTTCGGCCCGCGGCGTGGCGCCGCCGCCCTTCCGGTCGCGGTTGCCGGCCAAAAAGCCGCGCGCCAGCGGGCTCCACGGCACCACCCCGACCCCATCCTCGCGGCAATAGGGGATCATCTCGCGCTCTTCCTCGCGATAGACCAGGTTGTAGTGGTTCTGCATGGCGACGAATTTGGTCCAGCCGTGCCGTTCGGCGGCGAACTGCATCTTGGCGAACTGGAAGGCGTGCATGCTGGAGGCCCCGATGTAGCGGGCCTTGCCGGCCTTCACGACGTCGTGGAGCGCCTCCATGGTTTCCTCGATGGGGGTCTCGTAGTCGAAGCGGTGGATGTAGTAGAGGTCGACGTAATCGGTGCCGAGACGGCGGAGGCTGGCGTCGATGGCGTCCATGACGTGCTTGCGGCCGAGCCCCTTGTCGTTGGGGCCGTCCCCCATCGGGTTGAACAGCTTGGTGGCGATGACCACCTGGTCGCGCCTGGCGAAATCCTTGAGCGCGCGGCCGGTCACTTCCTCGCTGGCGCCTTCGGCGTACATGTCGGCGGTGTCGAAGAAATTGATCCCCAGTTCCAGCGCCCGCTTGAAAAAGGGCCGGGCCTCGTCCTCGTCCAGCACCCAGTCGCG
This genomic window from Shumkonia mesophila contains:
- a CDS encoding aldo/keto reductase, translated to MLYVNLGKTGLKVSRLCLGCMSYGRRSWRDWVLDEDEARPFFKRALELGINFFDTADMYAEGASEEVTGRALKDFARRDQVVIATKLFNPMGDGPNDKGLGRKHVMDAIDASLRRLGTDYVDLYYIHRFDYETPIEETMEALHDVVKAGKARYIGASSMHAFQFAKMQFAAERHGWTKFVAMQNHYNLVYREEEREMIPYCREDGVGVVPWSPLARGFLAGNRDRKGGGATPRAESDAYAKMLYFQPNDFDVAERLVEVAKERDAAPAQVALAWVLARPGITSPIVGATKMAQLEDAVTALDISLTAEEMARLEEPYAPHQIRDFETAK